Proteins encoded within one genomic window of Brienomyrus brachyistius isolate T26 chromosome 22, BBRACH_0.4, whole genome shotgun sequence:
- the LOC125718192 gene encoding Fc receptor-like protein 5 isoform X7 — MDTLPHRLLLLALVSACAGQEVPLDTELAVTIEISFLPSDKIIEGDSLEVHCRVRRPLPPGLKVLVMKGPTILKSGSKKAFWNTSLARAADGGNYTCKAEANGIQKSVSRSVHVAELTITPEISFLPSDKIIEGDSLEVHCRVRRPLPPGLKVLVMKGPTILNSGSQEAFWNTSLARAADAGTYMCKAEANGIQKSVSRSVHVAELFSMPVLTVQPADVFEGQMLTFSCKSAHIDSQRINANDVKYHLYKDDIKVADLPSGEYRMFADLRFNGNYSCQAKAKSVQKWSSAFVLKTKELTITPEISFLPSDKIIEGDSLEVHCRVRRPLPPGLKVLVMRGPTILNSGSQEAFWNTSLAQAADAGTYMCKAEANDIQKSVSRSVHVAELFSMPVLTVQPADVFEGQMLTFSCKSAHIDSQRINANDVKYHLYKDNMKVADLPSGEYRVTADVHHDGNYSCQAEAKSVQKRSSAFVLKIKVFTINKVTLTILPATEVQRDTDVELKCDCAANVSKMATLTYQYSFYKYEQLIHAENHSFSHLSHRLHAVRVPTSGLYSCEVKILTASKRSEAEFLRVTGVETPSLKVSSGEIFEGEELSVECRAPKEEGPFSFSFYYNATLFHTNSSKENFLSTKLKFEQAGKYEVHCNYKLMLFQATSEKSNREAVTVRELFSKPVLSMPPPDVFEGQMLTFSCKSAHIDSQRINANDVKYHLYKDNVKVEDLPSGEYRITADVHHDGNYSCQAEAKSVRKQSLAFVLKTKVLVSEPLIEAWGNVILGRPFSIVCQSVRGSLPITYTLLFKGNAVSSFIVHSPQDRAIFNITSMTINSREEIRDFKCFAQNFGDKSKRPSLALNTTVTEPVSDPQLTAMTSTGNVVEGKELILFCTVKDGSPPFTFEWYHNGEIINSSTTDERKHSYTLSKIEHKQGGRYYCQVQNNETESRRSEEITVTVKNAPWKTAVTGSTIVLLLSIITFSLIYCIDKKGKRKEKETELYLKASKFKSDVSVAVTPAHTGYNKASHSVVSDNEERSTCPSSGTSAFYAPRGTESSDDALLKDQKSSQEDDRNPNNCTEKSALVCCTGTPTVPANRSEGAVDTGSVLYAQLNHDRENPKQIPSPP; from the exons ATGGACACCCTACCTCACCGCCTGCTCCTCCTGGCCCTCGTCTCTGCCT GTGCAGGGCAAGAAGTCCCGTTGGACACAG AACTCGCCGTTACGATTGAGATTAGCTTTCTGCCGTCGGATAAAATCATTgagggggacagcctggaggtCCACTGCAGGGTCCGCCGGCCCCTACCACCTGGCCTCAAAGTCCTCGTGATGAAGGGCCCCACCATCCTGAAGAGCGGATCAAAAAAAGCCTTCTGGAACACGAGCCTGGCACGAGCAGCAGATGGTGGAAATTATACGTGCAAAGCAGAGGCTAACGGCATACAGAAGAGCGTCTCGCGCTCCGTGCATGTGGCAG AACTCACCATTACGCCTGAGATTAGCTTTCTGCCGTCGGATAAAATCATTgagggggacagcctggaggtCCACTGCAGGGTCCGCCGGCCCCTACCACCTGGCCTCAAAGTCCTCGTGATGAAGGGCCCCACCATCCTGAATAGCGGATCACAAGAAGCCTTCTGGAACACGAGCCTGGCACGAGCAGCAGATGCTGGAACTTACATGTGCAAAGCAGAGGCTAACGGCATACAGAAGAGCGTCTCGCGCTCCGTACATGTGGCAG AGTTGTTCTCGATGCCAGTGTTGACCGTACAACCAGCAGATGTCTTTGAAGGACAGATGCTGACATTTTCCTGCAAGTCTGCCCACATAGACTCCCAAAGAATCAACGCCAATGATGTGAAATATCACCTCTACAAGGATGACATCAAAGTGGCAGATCTTCCATCTGGAGAGTACAGAATGTTTGCAGACTTGCGTTTCAATGGGAATTACTCCTGTCAGGCCAAGGCTAAATCCGTCCAAAAATGGAGCTCAGCGTTTGTCCTGAAAACGAAAG AACTCACCATTACGCCTGAGATTAGCTTTCTGCCGTCGGATAAAATCATTgagggggacagcctggaggtCCACTGCAGGGTCCGCCGGCCCCTACCACCTGGCCTCAAAGTCCTCGTGATGAGGGGCCCCACCATCCTGAATAGCGGATCACAAGAAGCCTTCTGGAACACGAGCCTGGCACAAGCAGCAGATGCTGGAACTTACATGTGCAAAGCAGAGGCTAACGACATACAGAAGAGCGTCTCGCGCTCCGTGCATGTGGCAG AGTTGTTCTCAATGCCAGTGTTGACCGTACAACCAGCAGATGTCTTTGAAGGACAGATGCTGACATTTTCTTGCAAGTCTGCCCACATAGACTCCCAAAGAATCAACGCCAATGATGTGAAATATCACCTCTACAAGGATAACATGAAAGTGGCAGATCTTCCATCTGGAGAGTACAGAGTAACTGCAGACGTGCATCACGATGGGAATTACTCCTGTCAGGCCGAGGCTAAATCCGTCCAAAAACGGAGCTCAGCGTTTGTCCTGAAAATTAAAG TCTTCACCATAAACAAAGTGACACTGACGATTTTACCAGCCACTGAGGTACAGAGAGACACTGACGTCGAGCTCAAATGCGACTGTGCTGCCAACGTGTCCAAGATGGCCACCCTAACCTACCAATATAGCTTCTATAAATACGAGCAGCTGATACACGCAGAAAACCACAGCTTCAGCCACCTGAGCCACCGCCTGCATGCGGTCAGGGTTCCCACCTCTGGATTGTACTCCTGTGAGGTCAAGATCCTGACTGCCAGCAAGAGGAGCGAGGCAGAGTTTCTCAGAGTCACAG GTGTGGAGACTCCCTCTCTGAAAGTGTCCAGCGGTGAAATCTTTGAGGGGGAGGAACTAAGTGTTGAGTGCAGAGCCCCCAAGGAGGAGGGTCCCTTCTCCTTCAGTTTCTACTACAACGCGACCCTCTTTCACACGAACTCCAGCAAAGAAAACTTTCTGTCGACCAAGCTGAAGTTTGAGCAGGCAGGAAAGTATGAAGTGCACTGTAACTATAAACTAATGCTATTCCAGGCAACATCGGAGAAGAGCAACAGGGAGGCGGTGACTGTGCGAG AGTTGTTCTCGAAGCCAGTGTTGTCCATGCCACCTCCAGATGTCTTTGAAGGACAGATGCTGACATTTTCCTGCAAGTCTGCCCACATAGACTCCCAAAGAATCAACGCCAATGACGTGAAATATCACCTCTACAAAGATAACGTCAAAGtggaagatcttccatctggagAGTACAGAATAACTGCAGACGTGCATCACGATGGGAATTACTCCTGTCAGGCCGAGGCTAAATCCGTCCGAAAACAGAGCTTAGCGTTTGTCCTGAAAACGAAAG TCCTGGTGTCCGAGCCCCTGATCGAGGCCTGGGGGAATGTGATCCTGGGGAGGCCCTTTTCCATTGTATGCCAGAGTGTGCGAGGCAGCCTGCCCATCACCTACACTTTGCTGTTTAAGGGGAACGCGGTCAGCAGCTTCATTGTGCACTCGCCTCAGGACCGAGCCATCTTCAACATTACCAGCATGACCATCAATTCAAGGGAAGAGATCCGCGATTTCAAATGCTTTGCCCAGAACTTTGGGGACAAGTCAAAGAGGCCTAGCCTTGCACTCAACACTACAGTCACAG AGCCAGTGTCGGATCCACAGCTTACGGCCATGACCAGCACCGGAAACGTGGTTGAAGGGAAAGAGCTAATCCTCTTCTGCACTGTCAAAGACGGCTCCCCTCCCTTCACCTTTGAATGGTACCATAACGGGGAGATCATCAATAGCAGCACCACGGATGAGAGGAAGCACAGCTACACTTTGAGCAAAATAGAGCACAAGCAGGGAGGGAGGTATTACTGCCAGGTTCAGAATAATGAGACGGAGAGCCGGCGGAGCGAGGAAATCACAGTGACAG TGAAAAATGCCCCATGGAAGACTGCCGTGACTGGCTCCACCATAGTCCTACTGCTCAGCATCATCACGTTTTCCTTGATCTACTGCATAGATAAAAAAG GCAAGAGAAAAGAGAAAGAAACTGAGCTCTATCT CAAGGCATCGAAGTTTAAATCAGACGTCTCTGTAGCTGTAACTCCTGCCCACACAGGATATAATAAAG CGTCCCATTCAGTTGTCAGCGACAATGAGGAACGGTCTACCTGCCCGTCATCTGGCACCAGTGCCTTTTACGCTCCTCGGGGAACAGAGAGCTCAGACGacgccttgctgaaggaccagAAATCATCACAAGAAG ATGACCGGAACCCCAATAACTGCACTGAAAAGTCAGCGCTGGTGTGCTGTACAGGAACGCCTACAGTCCCAGCCAATCGCAGTGAAG GTGCTGTTGACACT GGCTCTGTTCTGTATGCCCAGCTAAACCATGACAGAGAGAACCCAAAGCAGATACCTTCTCCACCATAA
- the LOC125718192 gene encoding platelet endothelial cell adhesion molecule-like isoform X9 codes for MDTLPHRLLLLALVSACAGQEVPLDTELAVTIEISFLPSDKIIEGDSLEVHCRVRRPLPPGLKVLVMKGPTILKSGSKKAFWNTSLARAADGGNYTCKAEANGIQKSVSRSVHVAELTITPEISFLPSDKIIEGDSLEVHCRVRRPLPPGLKVLVMKGPTILNSGSQEAFWNTSLARAADAGTYMCKAEANGIQKSVSRSVHVAELFSMPVLTVQPADVFEGQMLTFSCKSAHIDSQRINANDVKYHLYKDDIKVADLPSGEYRMFADLRFNGNYSCQAKAKSVQKWSSAFVLKTKELTITPEISFLPSDKIIEGDSLEVHCRVRRPLPPGLKVLVMRGPTILNSGSQEAFWNTSLAQAADAGTYMCKAEANDIQKSVSRSVHVAELFSKPVLSMPPPDVFEGQMLTFSCKSAHIDSQRINANDVKYHLYKDNVKVADLPSGEYRITADVHHDGNYSCQAEAKSVQKQSLAFVLKTKELTITPEISFLPSDKIIEGDSLEVHCRVRRPPPPGLKVLVMRGPTILNSGSQEAFWNTNLAQAADAGTYMCKAEANDIQKSVSRSVHVAELFSKPVLSMPPPDVFEGQMLTFSCKSAHIDSQRINANDVKYHLYKDNVKVEDLPSGEYRITADVHHDGNYSCQAEAKSVRKQSLAFVLKTKVLVSEPLIEAWGNVILGRPFSIVCQSVRGSLPITYTLLFKGNAVSSFIVHSPQDRAIFNITSMTINSREEIRDFKCFAQNFGDKSKRPSLALNTTVTEPVSDPQLTAMTSTGNVVEGKELILFCTVKDGSPPFTFEWYHNGEIINSSTTDERKHSYTLSKIEHKQGGRYYCQVQNNETESRRSEEITVTVKNAPWKTAVTGSTIVLLLSIITFSLIYCIDKKGKRKEKETELYLKASKFKSDVSVAVTPAHTGYNKASHSVVSDNEERSTCPSSGTSAFYAPRGTESSDDALLKDQKSSQEDDRNPNNCTEKSALVCCTGTPTVPANRSEGAVDTGSVLYAQLNHDRENPKQIPSPP; via the exons ATGGACACCCTACCTCACCGCCTGCTCCTCCTGGCCCTCGTCTCTGCCT GTGCAGGGCAAGAAGTCCCGTTGGACACAG AACTCGCCGTTACGATTGAGATTAGCTTTCTGCCGTCGGATAAAATCATTgagggggacagcctggaggtCCACTGCAGGGTCCGCCGGCCCCTACCACCTGGCCTCAAAGTCCTCGTGATGAAGGGCCCCACCATCCTGAAGAGCGGATCAAAAAAAGCCTTCTGGAACACGAGCCTGGCACGAGCAGCAGATGGTGGAAATTATACGTGCAAAGCAGAGGCTAACGGCATACAGAAGAGCGTCTCGCGCTCCGTGCATGTGGCAG AACTCACCATTACGCCTGAGATTAGCTTTCTGCCGTCGGATAAAATCATTgagggggacagcctggaggtCCACTGCAGGGTCCGCCGGCCCCTACCACCTGGCCTCAAAGTCCTCGTGATGAAGGGCCCCACCATCCTGAATAGCGGATCACAAGAAGCCTTCTGGAACACGAGCCTGGCACGAGCAGCAGATGCTGGAACTTACATGTGCAAAGCAGAGGCTAACGGCATACAGAAGAGCGTCTCGCGCTCCGTACATGTGGCAG AGTTGTTCTCGATGCCAGTGTTGACCGTACAACCAGCAGATGTCTTTGAAGGACAGATGCTGACATTTTCCTGCAAGTCTGCCCACATAGACTCCCAAAGAATCAACGCCAATGATGTGAAATATCACCTCTACAAGGATGACATCAAAGTGGCAGATCTTCCATCTGGAGAGTACAGAATGTTTGCAGACTTGCGTTTCAATGGGAATTACTCCTGTCAGGCCAAGGCTAAATCCGTCCAAAAATGGAGCTCAGCGTTTGTCCTGAAAACGAAAG AACTCACCATTACGCCTGAGATTAGCTTTCTGCCGTCGGATAAAATCATTgagggggacagcctggaggtCCACTGCAGGGTCCGCCGGCCCCTACCACCTGGCCTCAAAGTCCTCGTGATGAGGGGCCCCACCATCCTGAATAGCGGATCACAAGAAGCCTTCTGGAACACGAGCCTGGCACAAGCAGCAGATGCTGGAACTTACATGTGCAAAGCAGAGGCTAACGACATACAGAAGAGCGTCTCGCGCTCCGTGCATGTGGCAG AGTTGTTCTCGAAGCCAGTGTTGTCCATGCCACCTCCAGATGTCTTTGAAGGACAGATGCTGACATTTTCCTGCAAGTCTGCCCACATAGACTCCCAAAGAATCAACGCCAATGATGTGAAATATCACCTCTACAAGGATAACGTCAAAGTGGCAGATCTTCCATCTGGAGAGTACAGAATAACTGCAGACGTGCATCACGATGGGAATTACTCCTGTCAGGCCGAGGCTAAATCCGTCCAAAAACAGAGCTTAGCTTTTGTCCTGAAAACGAAAG AACTCACCATTACGCCTGAGATTAGCTTTCTGCCGTCGGATAAAATCATTgagggggacagcctggaggtCCACTGCAGGGTCCGCCGGCCCCCACCACCTGGCCTCAAAGTCCTCGTGATGAGGGGCCCCACCATCCTGAATAGCGGATCACAAGAAGCCTTCTGGAACACGAACCTGGCACAAGCAGCAGATGCTGGAACTTACATGTGCAAAGCAGAGGCTAATGACATACAGAAGAGCGTCTCGCGCTCCGTGCATGTGGCAG AGTTGTTCTCGAAGCCAGTGTTGTCCATGCCACCTCCAGATGTCTTTGAAGGACAGATGCTGACATTTTCCTGCAAGTCTGCCCACATAGACTCCCAAAGAATCAACGCCAATGACGTGAAATATCACCTCTACAAAGATAACGTCAAAGtggaagatcttccatctggagAGTACAGAATAACTGCAGACGTGCATCACGATGGGAATTACTCCTGTCAGGCCGAGGCTAAATCCGTCCGAAAACAGAGCTTAGCGTTTGTCCTGAAAACGAAAG TCCTGGTGTCCGAGCCCCTGATCGAGGCCTGGGGGAATGTGATCCTGGGGAGGCCCTTTTCCATTGTATGCCAGAGTGTGCGAGGCAGCCTGCCCATCACCTACACTTTGCTGTTTAAGGGGAACGCGGTCAGCAGCTTCATTGTGCACTCGCCTCAGGACCGAGCCATCTTCAACATTACCAGCATGACCATCAATTCAAGGGAAGAGATCCGCGATTTCAAATGCTTTGCCCAGAACTTTGGGGACAAGTCAAAGAGGCCTAGCCTTGCACTCAACACTACAGTCACAG AGCCAGTGTCGGATCCACAGCTTACGGCCATGACCAGCACCGGAAACGTGGTTGAAGGGAAAGAGCTAATCCTCTTCTGCACTGTCAAAGACGGCTCCCCTCCCTTCACCTTTGAATGGTACCATAACGGGGAGATCATCAATAGCAGCACCACGGATGAGAGGAAGCACAGCTACACTTTGAGCAAAATAGAGCACAAGCAGGGAGGGAGGTATTACTGCCAGGTTCAGAATAATGAGACGGAGAGCCGGCGGAGCGAGGAAATCACAGTGACAG TGAAAAATGCCCCATGGAAGACTGCCGTGACTGGCTCCACCATAGTCCTACTGCTCAGCATCATCACGTTTTCCTTGATCTACTGCATAGATAAAAAAG GCAAGAGAAAAGAGAAAGAAACTGAGCTCTATCT CAAGGCATCGAAGTTTAAATCAGACGTCTCTGTAGCTGTAACTCCTGCCCACACAGGATATAATAAAG CGTCCCATTCAGTTGTCAGCGACAATGAGGAACGGTCTACCTGCCCGTCATCTGGCACCAGTGCCTTTTACGCTCCTCGGGGAACAGAGAGCTCAGACGacgccttgctgaaggaccagAAATCATCACAAGAAG ATGACCGGAACCCCAATAACTGCACTGAAAAGTCAGCGCTGGTGTGCTGTACAGGAACGCCTACAGTCCCAGCCAATCGCAGTGAAG GTGCTGTTGACACT GGCTCTGTTCTGTATGCCCAGCTAAACCATGACAGAGAGAACCCAAAGCAGATACCTTCTCCACCATAA
- the LOC125718192 gene encoding platelet endothelial cell adhesion molecule-like isoform X4: MDTLPHRLLLLALVSACAGQEVPLDTELAVTIEISFLPSDKIIEGDSLEVHCRVRRPLPPGLKVLVMKGPTILKSGSKKAFWNTSLARAADGGNYTCKAEANGIQKSVSRSVHVAELTITPEISFLPSDKIIEGDSLEVHCRVRRPLPPGLKVLVMKGPTILNSGSQEAFWNTSLARAADAGTYMCKAEANGIQKSVSRSVHVAELFSMPVLTVQPADVFEGQMLTFSCKSAHIDSQRINANDVKYHLYKDDIKVADLPSGEYRMFADLRFNGNYSCQAKAKSVQKWSSAFVLKTKELTITPEISFLPSDKIIEGDSLEVHCRVRRPLPPGLKVLVMRGPTILNSGSQEAFWNTSLAQAADAGTYMCKAEANDIQKSVSRSVHVAELFSKPVLSMPPPDVFEGQMLTFSCKSAHIDSQRINANDVKYHLYKDNVKVADLPSGEYRITADVHHDGNYSCQAEAKSVQKQSLAFVLKTKVFTINKVTLTILPATEVQRDTDVELKCDCAANVSKMATLTYQYSFYKYEQLIHAENHSFSHLSHRLHAVRVPTSGLYSCEVKILTASKRSEAEFLRVTGVETPSLKVSSGEIFEGEELSVECRAPKEEGPFSFSFYYNATLFHTNSSKENFLSTKLKFEQAGKYEVHCNYKLMLFQATSEKSNREAVTVRELFSKPVLSMPPPDVFEGQMLTFSCKSAHIDSQRINANDVKYHLYKDNVKVEDLPSGEYRITADVHHDGNYSCQAEAKSVRKQSLAFVLKTKVLVSEPLIEAWGNVILGRPFSIVCQSVRGSLPITYTLLFKGNAVSSFIVHSPQDRAIFNITSMTINSREEIRDFKCFAQNFGDKSKRPSLALNTTVTEPVSDPQLTAMTSTGNVVEGKELILFCTVKDGSPPFTFEWYHNGEIINSSTTDERKHSYTLSKIEHKQGGRYYCQVQNNETESRRSEEITVTVKNAPWKTAVTGSTIVLLLSIITFSLIYCIDKKGKRKEKETELYLKASKFKSDVSVAVTPAHTGYNKASHSVVSDNEERSTCPSSGTSAFYAPRGTESSDDALLKDQKSSQEDDRNPNNCTEKSALVCCTGTPTVPANRSEGAVDTGSVLYAQLNHDRENPKQIPSPP, translated from the exons ATGGACACCCTACCTCACCGCCTGCTCCTCCTGGCCCTCGTCTCTGCCT GTGCAGGGCAAGAAGTCCCGTTGGACACAG AACTCGCCGTTACGATTGAGATTAGCTTTCTGCCGTCGGATAAAATCATTgagggggacagcctggaggtCCACTGCAGGGTCCGCCGGCCCCTACCACCTGGCCTCAAAGTCCTCGTGATGAAGGGCCCCACCATCCTGAAGAGCGGATCAAAAAAAGCCTTCTGGAACACGAGCCTGGCACGAGCAGCAGATGGTGGAAATTATACGTGCAAAGCAGAGGCTAACGGCATACAGAAGAGCGTCTCGCGCTCCGTGCATGTGGCAG AACTCACCATTACGCCTGAGATTAGCTTTCTGCCGTCGGATAAAATCATTgagggggacagcctggaggtCCACTGCAGGGTCCGCCGGCCCCTACCACCTGGCCTCAAAGTCCTCGTGATGAAGGGCCCCACCATCCTGAATAGCGGATCACAAGAAGCCTTCTGGAACACGAGCCTGGCACGAGCAGCAGATGCTGGAACTTACATGTGCAAAGCAGAGGCTAACGGCATACAGAAGAGCGTCTCGCGCTCCGTACATGTGGCAG AGTTGTTCTCGATGCCAGTGTTGACCGTACAACCAGCAGATGTCTTTGAAGGACAGATGCTGACATTTTCCTGCAAGTCTGCCCACATAGACTCCCAAAGAATCAACGCCAATGATGTGAAATATCACCTCTACAAGGATGACATCAAAGTGGCAGATCTTCCATCTGGAGAGTACAGAATGTTTGCAGACTTGCGTTTCAATGGGAATTACTCCTGTCAGGCCAAGGCTAAATCCGTCCAAAAATGGAGCTCAGCGTTTGTCCTGAAAACGAAAG AACTCACCATTACGCCTGAGATTAGCTTTCTGCCGTCGGATAAAATCATTgagggggacagcctggaggtCCACTGCAGGGTCCGCCGGCCCCTACCACCTGGCCTCAAAGTCCTCGTGATGAGGGGCCCCACCATCCTGAATAGCGGATCACAAGAAGCCTTCTGGAACACGAGCCTGGCACAAGCAGCAGATGCTGGAACTTACATGTGCAAAGCAGAGGCTAACGACATACAGAAGAGCGTCTCGCGCTCCGTGCATGTGGCAG AGTTGTTCTCGAAGCCAGTGTTGTCCATGCCACCTCCAGATGTCTTTGAAGGACAGATGCTGACATTTTCCTGCAAGTCTGCCCACATAGACTCCCAAAGAATCAACGCCAATGATGTGAAATATCACCTCTACAAGGATAACGTCAAAGTGGCAGATCTTCCATCTGGAGAGTACAGAATAACTGCAGACGTGCATCACGATGGGAATTACTCCTGTCAGGCCGAGGCTAAATCCGTCCAAAAACAGAGCTTAGCTTTTGTCCTGAAAACGAAAG TCTTCACCATAAACAAAGTGACACTGACGATTTTACCAGCCACTGAGGTACAGAGAGACACTGACGTCGAGCTCAAATGCGACTGTGCTGCCAACGTGTCCAAGATGGCCACCCTAACCTACCAATATAGCTTCTATAAATACGAGCAGCTGATACACGCAGAAAACCACAGCTTCAGCCACCTGAGCCACCGCCTGCATGCGGTCAGGGTTCCCACCTCTGGATTGTACTCCTGTGAGGTCAAGATCCTGACTGCCAGCAAGAGGAGCGAGGCAGAGTTTCTCAGAGTCACAG GTGTGGAGACTCCCTCTCTGAAAGTGTCCAGCGGTGAAATCTTTGAGGGGGAGGAACTAAGTGTTGAGTGCAGAGCCCCCAAGGAGGAGGGTCCCTTCTCCTTCAGTTTCTACTACAACGCGACCCTCTTTCACACGAACTCCAGCAAAGAAAACTTTCTGTCGACCAAGCTGAAGTTTGAGCAGGCAGGAAAGTATGAAGTGCACTGTAACTATAAACTAATGCTATTCCAGGCAACATCGGAGAAGAGCAACAGGGAGGCGGTGACTGTGCGAG AGTTGTTCTCGAAGCCAGTGTTGTCCATGCCACCTCCAGATGTCTTTGAAGGACAGATGCTGACATTTTCCTGCAAGTCTGCCCACATAGACTCCCAAAGAATCAACGCCAATGACGTGAAATATCACCTCTACAAAGATAACGTCAAAGtggaagatcttccatctggagAGTACAGAATAACTGCAGACGTGCATCACGATGGGAATTACTCCTGTCAGGCCGAGGCTAAATCCGTCCGAAAACAGAGCTTAGCGTTTGTCCTGAAAACGAAAG TCCTGGTGTCCGAGCCCCTGATCGAGGCCTGGGGGAATGTGATCCTGGGGAGGCCCTTTTCCATTGTATGCCAGAGTGTGCGAGGCAGCCTGCCCATCACCTACACTTTGCTGTTTAAGGGGAACGCGGTCAGCAGCTTCATTGTGCACTCGCCTCAGGACCGAGCCATCTTCAACATTACCAGCATGACCATCAATTCAAGGGAAGAGATCCGCGATTTCAAATGCTTTGCCCAGAACTTTGGGGACAAGTCAAAGAGGCCTAGCCTTGCACTCAACACTACAGTCACAG AGCCAGTGTCGGATCCACAGCTTACGGCCATGACCAGCACCGGAAACGTGGTTGAAGGGAAAGAGCTAATCCTCTTCTGCACTGTCAAAGACGGCTCCCCTCCCTTCACCTTTGAATGGTACCATAACGGGGAGATCATCAATAGCAGCACCACGGATGAGAGGAAGCACAGCTACACTTTGAGCAAAATAGAGCACAAGCAGGGAGGGAGGTATTACTGCCAGGTTCAGAATAATGAGACGGAGAGCCGGCGGAGCGAGGAAATCACAGTGACAG TGAAAAATGCCCCATGGAAGACTGCCGTGACTGGCTCCACCATAGTCCTACTGCTCAGCATCATCACGTTTTCCTTGATCTACTGCATAGATAAAAAAG GCAAGAGAAAAGAGAAAGAAACTGAGCTCTATCT CAAGGCATCGAAGTTTAAATCAGACGTCTCTGTAGCTGTAACTCCTGCCCACACAGGATATAATAAAG CGTCCCATTCAGTTGTCAGCGACAATGAGGAACGGTCTACCTGCCCGTCATCTGGCACCAGTGCCTTTTACGCTCCTCGGGGAACAGAGAGCTCAGACGacgccttgctgaaggaccagAAATCATCACAAGAAG ATGACCGGAACCCCAATAACTGCACTGAAAAGTCAGCGCTGGTGTGCTGTACAGGAACGCCTACAGTCCCAGCCAATCGCAGTGAAG GTGCTGTTGACACT GGCTCTGTTCTGTATGCCCAGCTAAACCATGACAGAGAGAACCCAAAGCAGATACCTTCTCCACCATAA